A genomic window from Lotus japonicus ecotype B-129 chromosome 1, LjGifu_v1.2 includes:
- the LOC130722762 gene encoding uncharacterized protein LOC130722762 translates to MRLQNSSSSNIEEVREFAEWILQVGYDTMNTIDDAQTMIEIPPYLLIEESYDHVLSLVNFSYPKMIANMKNHPFFEERAILAPTLESVEHVNNFMSSMVLGNEREYLSFDSTCKSNEDTKIEGDWFTSEFLNEGKCSGIPNHRLNLKVDVPIMLLRNIDQYVGLCNGTRLMVINLTKNVIIAPILTGKKMG, encoded by the coding sequence ATGAGATTACAAAATTCTTCATCATCAAACATTGAAGAAGTTAGGGAGTTTGCAGAATGGATTCTACAAGTGGGATATGACACAATGAACACAATTGATGATGCTCAAACCATGATAGAAATACCTCCATATTTGTTGATAGAAGAATCATATGATCATGTACTTAGCTTGGTGAATTTTTCTTATCCTAAAATGATTGCCAACATGAAAAACCATCCATTCTTTGAAGAAAGAGCAATCTTGGCACCAACCCTTGAGAGTGTTGAGCATGTCAATAATTTCATGTCTTCTATGGTTCTTGGTAATGAGAGGGAATATTTGAGTTTTGACAGTACATGCAAGTCTAATGAGGACACAAAGATAGAAGGGGATTGGTTCACTTCTGAGTTCTTGAATGAAGGAAAATGTTCAGGAATTCCAAACCACAGACTTAATTTGAAGGTTGATGTTCCAATTATGCTTCTTCGGAATATAGACCAATATGTTGGTTTATGTAACGGAACTCGCTTGATGGTAATAAATTTGACCAAAAATGTCATTATAGCACCAATTCTAACAGGTAAAAAAATGGGATAA
- the LOC130722768 gene encoding replication protein A 70 kDa DNA-binding subunit C-like — MALSLTVDVVSSISKEKDVWRVIVKVVQKWMTPSFDRSKLPNSMKLVLMDAKGDRIHGTVQMTHVYKFNPLLVKGRVYMLSHFSVGDSPLDFRTTTHAHRIIFGFDSVVQTLTDVLITKSPYSFVSVSDIMLNDPDQTLLVDVIGILTGHSGEQEFEKNHQVRMRITIEIEQEGVKVECAFFGSYVQELLSALSSRDLTDVVVLIKFAKIKPFRGQQSLQNAYGATRILFNPEISEATAERDKFFEMNEPRSQILTQLSDSSKPSLDEEFLKQR, encoded by the exons ATGGCTCTTAGTCTAACTGTTGACGTTGTCTCTTCCATTTCAAAGGAAAAGGATGTGTGGAGAGTTATTGTGAAGGTGGTGCAGAAGTGGATGACTCCAAGTTTTGATCGTTCAAAGCTTCCTAATTCGATGAAGTTGGTTTTAATGGATGCAAAG GGTGATAGGATCCATGGCACAGTGCAAATGACTCATGTTTATAAGTTTAATCCTTTGTTAGTTAAGGGTCGAGTATACATGTTGTCACATTTCAGTGTTGGTGATAGCCCTCTTGATTTTCGTACAACGACACATGCTCACAGGATAATCTTTGGGTTTGATTCGGTTGTTCAAACCCTAACCGACGTTCTCATCACTAAGAGTCCTTATTCATTTGTTTCTGTTTCTGATATCATGTTGAATGATCCAGATCAGACACTGTTAGTCG ATGTGATAGGGATCCTTACCGGCCATAGCGGCGAGCAggaatttgaaaaaaatcatcaagTGCGAATGAGGATTACCATAGAGATTGAACAAGAAGG AGTGAAAGTTGAGTGTGCATTTTTTGGAAGCTACGTCCAAGAGCTACTCTCTGCTTTATCTTCACGCGATCTAACCGACGTTGTGGTTTTAATCAAGTTTGCAAAAATCAAGCCTTTTAGAG GTCAACAAAGCCTGCAAAATGCATATGGTGCAACACGGATCCTCTTTAATCCTGAGATTTCTGAAGCTACTGCTGAGAGGGACAA GTTTTTCGAGATGAATGAACCTAGATCTCAGATTCTTACCCAACTGTCCGACTCTTCAAAACCTTCCCTTGATGAAGAGTTCTTAAAACAGAGATGA